From the Helicobacter pylori genome, one window contains:
- a CDS encoding MBL fold metallo-hydrolase, giving the protein MEILRRECGAVEENAYIVKLSGGVDFIIDPGFSSSEWVLENAKNPKAILITHGHYDHVWDSAQLSKALKDTPIYAPKDDVFMLENDIFHLGMPVFSPTFSVPCNKGCTTLEIANTTIKYWHFPGHTPGCSIIEIEGVIFSGDFIFYRSIGRYDFPYSNEKDMKESLLRFQSLDFPKDIEIYPGHGDKTSFFAEREHSKIWVSRMA; this is encoded by the coding sequence TTGGAAATTTTAAGGCGAGAGTGTGGGGCGGTGGAAGAAAACGCTTATATTGTGAAGCTTTCTGGTGGGGTGGATTTTATCATCGATCCCGGATTTTCTAGCAGCGAATGGGTGTTGGAAAACGCCAAGAACCCTAAGGCGATTTTAATCACGCATGGGCATTATGATCATGTATGGGATAGCGCTCAATTATCCAAAGCCCTTAAAGACACCCCCATTTACGCCCCCAAAGACGATGTGTTCATGCTAGAAAATGATATTTTCCATTTGGGCATGCCCGTCTTTAGCCCCACATTTAGCGTGCCTTGCAATAAAGGTTGCACCACTTTAGAGATAGCAAACACTACCATTAAATACTGGCATTTTCCCGGACACACGCCCGGTTGTTCTATTATAGAAATTGAAGGGGTGATTTTTAGCGGGGATTTTATTTTTTATCGTAGCATTGGTCGCTATGATTTCCCTTATTCTAATGAAAAAGACATGAAAGAGTCCCTGTTAAGGTTTCAAAGTTTGGATTTCCCTAAAGACATAGAGATTTATCCAGGGCATGGGGATAAAACAAGTTTTTTTGCCGAAAGAGAGCATTCTAAGATTTGGGTTTCAAGGATGGCTTAA
- a CDS encoding class I SAM-dependent methyltransferase, translated as MRSFGNYMQEWLYGEKGYYRKALIGPKGDFYTSVSLSKFFGGAIAFYIIRLLEEEKLFLPLKIVEIGSHHGHFLSDIASFLNALSVGVMEKCEFVSCEPLKELQNIQRTIFKQATQLDLISCALEELDFKEKKSAFVVSNELFDAFACEIIKDDQMLFITHDHQGVWGGIDEPTKELLKNLNLKEGCAPLFLSAFIKDLLEKLNEASSWVFLSFDYGDETERKDMHLRAFKNHQALDFKDILNHLASLYQQSDLTYDVNFSLVRFLFEKHDARFSFFKSQANALLDMGLMGLLEVFSKSVSYERYLKEAAKIKPLISPGGLGERFKALEFVKK; from the coding sequence GTGCGATCGTTTGGGAATTACATGCAAGAGTGGCTTTATGGCGAAAAAGGGTATTACAGAAAGGCGCTAATCGGTCCAAAAGGGGATTTTTACACTTCGGTGTCTTTGAGTAAGTTTTTTGGGGGCGCTATTGCGTTTTATATCATTAGGCTTTTAGAAGAAGAAAAATTATTTTTGCCTTTAAAAATTGTAGAAATTGGCTCTCATCATGGGCATTTTTTGAGCGATATAGCCAGTTTTTTAAACGCTTTGAGCGTGGGCGTAATGGAAAAATGCGAATTTGTCAGCTGTGAGCCTTTAAAGGAATTGCAAAATATCCAACGAACTATTTTCAAACAAGCCACGCAATTGGATTTAATCAGTTGCGCTTTAGAAGAGCTTGATTTTAAAGAAAAAAAAAGCGCGTTCGTTGTCTCTAACGAATTGTTTGACGCGTTCGCTTGCGAGATCATTAAAGATGATCAAATGCTTTTTATCACCCATGATCATCAAGGCGTTTGGGGTGGTATTGATGAACCCACTAAAGAACTTCTTAAAAATTTGAATTTAAAAGAAGGGTGCGCGCCGTTATTTTTGAGCGCTTTCATTAAGGATTTGTTAGAAAAATTGAATGAGGCTTCTTCTTGGGTGTTTTTGAGCTTTGATTATGGCGATGAAACAGAGCGAAAAGACATGCATTTAAGGGCTTTTAAAAACCATCAAGCACTGGATTTTAAGGATATTTTAAACCATCTGGCTTCTTTGTATCAGCAAAGCGATTTGACTTATGATGTTAATTTTTCTTTGGTGCGCTTTTTGTTTGAAAAACACGATGCGCGATTTTCATTCTTCAAATCGCAGGCTAACGCTTTGTTGGATATGGGGCTTATGGGATTGTTGGAGGTATTTTCAAAAAGCGTGAGTTATGAAAGGTATTTAAAAGAAGCGGCTAAAATCAAGCCCCTAATTAGCCCTGGGGGTTTGGGGGAGCGCTTCAAAGCGTTAGAGTTTGTGAAAAAATAA
- the motB gene encoding flagellar motor protein MotB: MAKKNKPTECPAGEKWAVPYADFLSLLLALFIALYAISAVNKSKVEALKTEFIKIFNYAPKPEAMQPVVVIPPDSGKEEEQMASESSKPASQNTETKATIARKGEGSVLEQIDQGSVLKLPSSLLFENATSDAINQDMMLYIERIAKIIQKLPKRVHINVRGFTDNTPLIKTRFKSHYELAANRAYRVMKVLIQYGVDPNQLSFSSYGSTNPIAPNDSLENRMKNNRVEIFFSTDANDLSKIHSILDEEFNPHKQQE; encoded by the coding sequence ATGGCTAAGAAAAACAAACCCACCGAATGCCCCGCCGGTGAAAAATGGGCGGTTCCTTATGCGGACTTTTTGTCGTTGTTGCTCGCGCTTTTTATCGCTCTTTATGCCATTTCAGCGGTCAATAAATCCAAAGTGGAAGCCTTAAAAACCGAATTTATTAAGATTTTTAATTACGCTCCCAAGCCAGAGGCGATGCAGCCGGTTGTAGTGATCCCCCCTGATTCAGGGAAAGAAGAAGAGCAAATGGCGAGCGAAAGCTCCAAACCGGCTTCGCAAAATACCGAAACAAAAGCCACTATCGCTCGCAAAGGCGAAGGCAGTGTTTTAGAGCAAATTGATCAAGGCTCTGTTTTAAAGCTCCCCTCTAGTTTGTTGTTTGAAAACGCTACATCAGATGCTATCAATCAAGACATGATGCTCTATATTGAACGGATCGCTAAAATCATTCAAAAACTCCCTAAAAGGGTGCATATCAATGTGAGAGGTTTTACGGATAATACGCCTTTAATTAAAACCCGTTTTAAAAGCCACTATGAATTAGCCGCCAATCGTGCTTATAGGGTGATGAAAGTCCTTATACAATACGGCGTGGATCCTAACCAATTGTCTTTTTCTTCTTATGGCTCTACCAACCCTATCGCGCCTAATGATTCCCTAGAAAACAGAATGAAAAACAATCGTGTGGAAATCTTTTTTTCAACCGATGCGAACGATTTGAGCAAGATCCATTCTATTTTAGATGAAGAATTCAATCCCCACAAACAGCAAGAATGA
- a CDS encoding HesA/MoeB/ThiF family protein, translating to MLSRLDKERYLRHIMLEDVGEEGQLKLLKSSVLVIGAGGLGSAVLMYLCAAGVGKIGIVDFDSVDMSNLQRQIIHSQDFLNQPKVSSAKARLKQLNAGIEVETFEERFKAHNALPLIEPYDFIIDATDNFNAKFLINDACVLAQKPYSHAGVLKYRGQSMSVLPNSACLACVFDKPPKKGLNPLSGLFGVLPGVLGCIQASECLKYFLGFETLLINTLLIADIKTMDFKKIQAPKNPDCRVCGTHKITHLQDYEI from the coding sequence TTGTTAAGCCGGCTAGACAAAGAGCGTTATTTACGCCATATCATGCTAGAAGATGTGGGCGAAGAAGGCCAATTGAAGCTTTTAAAATCTAGCGTTTTAGTCATTGGAGCCGGGGGGCTTGGATCAGCGGTTTTGATGTATTTGTGCGCCGCTGGGGTAGGAAAAATAGGCATTGTGGATTTTGATTCAGTAGATATGAGTAATTTGCAACGACAAATCATCCATTCACAGGATTTTTTAAACCAACCTAAAGTCTCTAGCGCGAAAGCCCGCTTAAAACAACTCAATGCTGGTATTGAAGTAGAAACCTTTGAAGAACGCTTTAAGGCCCATAACGCTCTTCCTCTCATAGAGCCTTACGATTTTATCATAGACGCCACGGACAATTTTAACGCTAAATTTTTGATCAATGACGCTTGCGTGTTGGCCCAAAAACCCTATTCGCATGCCGGGGTTTTAAAATACAGGGGGCAAAGCATGAGCGTTTTACCTAATAGCGCATGCTTAGCGTGTGTTTTTGATAAGCCACCTAAAAAAGGATTAAATCCTCTTTCAGGGCTTTTTGGGGTCTTGCCCGGGGTTTTAGGGTGTATCCAAGCGAGCGAATGCCTTAAATATTTTTTAGGGTTTGAAACTTTACTTATAAATACTTTACTTATAGCCGATATTAAAACGATGGATTTTAAAAAAATTCAAGCACCCAAAAACCCTGATTGTAGGGTTTGTGGCACGCATAAAATCACGCATTTACAAGATTATGAAATTTAG
- a CDS encoding homoserine dehydrogenase — protein MKKRLNIGLVGLGCVGSAVAKILQENQEIIKDRAGVEIKIKKAVVRDVKKHKGYAFEISDDLESLIEDKEIDIIVELMGGVEAPYLLAKKTLAKQKAFVTANKAMLAYHRYELEQIAKNTPIGFEASVCGGIPIIKALKDGLSANHILSFKGILNGTSNYILSQMFKNQASFKDALKDAQHLGYAELNPEFDIKGIDAAHKLLILASLAYGIDAKLEEILIEGIEKIEPDDMEFAKEFGYSIKLLGIAKKHQDCIELRVHPSMIKNECMLSKVDGVMNAISVIGDKVGETLYYGAGAGGEPTASAVISDIIEIARKKSSLMLGFETPQKLPLKPKEEIQCAYYARLLVSDEKGVFSQISAILAQNDISLNNVLQKEIPQSNKAKILFSTHTTNEKSMLNALKELENLQSVLDTPKMIRLEN, from the coding sequence ATGAAAAAAAGATTGAATATAGGGCTTGTGGGTTTAGGGTGTGTGGGGAGCGCGGTCGCTAAAATCTTACAAGAAAATCAAGAAATCATCAAAGACAGAGCCGGCGTGGAAATTAAAATTAAAAAAGCGGTGGTGCGAGACGTGAAAAAACACAAAGGCTATGCTTTTGAAATCAGTGATGATTTAGAAAGCTTGATAGAAGATAAAGAAATTGATATTATCGTGGAGCTTATGGGTGGGGTGGAAGCGCCTTATCTTTTAGCTAAAAAAACTTTAGCCAAACAAAAAGCCTTCGTTACAGCCAATAAAGCCATGTTAGCGTACCACCGCTATGAATTAGAGCAAATCGCTAAAAACACCCCCATAGGCTTTGAAGCGAGCGTGTGTGGGGGTATCCCTATTATCAAGGCTTTAAAAGACGGCTTGAGCGCTAATCATATCCTTTCTTTTAAAGGGATTTTAAACGGCACGAGCAATTACATTTTAAGCCAGATGTTTAAAAATCAAGCGAGTTTTAAGGACGCTTTGAAAGACGCGCAACATTTAGGCTATGCGGAATTGAACCCTGAATTTGACATTAAGGGCATTGATGCAGCACACAAATTGTTGATTTTAGCGTCTTTAGCGTATGGTATTGATGCGAAATTAGAAGAAATCTTGATTGAAGGCATTGAAAAGATAGAGCCAGATGACATGGAATTTGCTAAAGAGTTTGGTTATAGCATCAAACTTTTAGGCATCGCTAAAAAACACCAGGATTGCATTGAATTAAGGGTGCATCCAAGCATGATTAAAAACGAATGCATGCTCTCTAAAGTGGATGGGGTGATGAACGCTATCAGCGTTATAGGGGATAAGGTGGGCGAAACTTTGTATTATGGGGCTGGGGCTGGGGGAGAGCCTACCGCAAGTGCGGTCATTAGCGATATTATAGAAATCGCAAGGAAAAAAAGCTCTCTAATGCTGGGCTTTGAAACCCCTCAAAAACTCCCCCTAAAACCCAAAGAAGAAATCCAATGCGCTTACTATGCGCGCTTGTTAGTGAGCGATGAAAAAGGGGTTTTTTCTCAAATCAGCGCGATTTTAGCCCAAAATGATATTTCGCTCAACAATGTCTTACAAAAAGAAATCCCGCAATCCAACAAGGCTAAAATCTTATTTTCCACGCACACCACCAACGAAAAATCTATGCTGAACGCTCTTAAAGAGCTTGAAAATTTACAAAGCGTGTTGGATACCCCTAAAATGATTCGTTTGGAAAATTGA
- the motA gene encoding flagellar motor stator protein MotA: MDLSTILGLVLAVASISLGDILEDGNPLHIIHLSSVIIIVPTSLFAAMTGTHARYVKAAYKEIKIVFLNPKINLNETIKNLVELATLARKDGVLSLEGRVAQIEDDFTRNGLSMIIDGKDLKSVKESLEISIEEMEEYYHGAAHYWETAGETAPTMGLVGAVMGLMLALQKLDNPAEMAAGIAGAFTATVTGIMCSYAIFGPFGHKLKAKSKDIIKEKTVLLEGILGIANGENPRDLENKLLNYIAPGEPKKSQFEG, encoded by the coding sequence TTGGATCTATCAACCATACTAGGCTTGGTATTGGCGGTCGCTTCTATTTCGTTAGGCGATATTTTAGAAGATGGTAACCCGTTACACATTATCCATTTGAGTTCAGTCATTATCATCGTGCCTACTTCGCTTTTTGCCGCCATGACAGGCACGCATGCTCGTTACGTGAAAGCCGCTTACAAAGAAATAAAAATTGTTTTTTTAAACCCTAAAATCAATTTAAACGAAACCATTAAAAATTTAGTGGAATTAGCCACTCTCGCTAGAAAAGATGGGGTGTTGAGTTTGGAGGGGCGAGTGGCACAAATTGAAGACGATTTCACCCGCAACGGCTTGTCTATGATCATAGATGGCAAGGATTTAAAATCCGTTAAGGAAAGCTTAGAAATCAGCATTGAAGAAATGGAAGAGTATTACCACGGCGCCGCTCATTACTGGGAGACTGCCGGTGAGACCGCTCCTACTATGGGGTTAGTGGGGGCGGTTATGGGGCTTATGTTGGCCTTGCAAAAACTAGACAACCCGGCTGAAATGGCAGCAGGGATCGCTGGGGCTTTTACGGCTACTGTTACAGGGATTATGTGTTCTTATGCGATTTTTGGCCCTTTTGGGCATAAGCTCAAGGCTAAGTCTAAAGACATTATTAAAGAAAAAACTGTTCTTTTAGAGGGGATTTTAGGCATCGCTAATGGGGAAAATCCAAGGGATTTAGAAAACAAACTCTTAAACTACATCGCTCCCGGTGAGCCTAAAAAATCTCAATTTGAGGGATAA
- a CDS encoding YraN family protein yields MRFLNNKHREKGLKAEEEACEFLKTLGFEMVERNFFSQFGEIDIIALKKGVLHFIEVKSGENFDPIYAITPSKLKKMIKTIRCYLSQKDPNSDFCIDALIVKNGKFELLENITF; encoded by the coding sequence ATGCGATTTTTGAATAACAAACACAGAGAAAAAGGCTTAAAGGCTGAAGAAGAAGCTTGCGAATTTTTAAAAACGCTGGGCTTTGAAATGGTGGAGAGGAACTTTTTTTCACAATTTGGCGAAATTGATATTATCGCTTTGAAAAAAGGGGTTTTGCATTTCATTGAAGTCAAAAGCGGGGAAAATTTTGATCCCATTTATGCGATCACGCCGAGCAAATTAAAAAAGATGATTAAAACGATCCGCTGTTATTTGTCTCAAAAAGATCCCAATAGCGATTTTTGCATTGACGCCCTTATTGTGAAAAATGGTAAATTTGAGCTTTTAGAAAATATCACTTTTTAG
- the uvrC gene encoding excinuclease ABC subunit UvrC, whose translation MADLLSSLKNLSSSSGVYQYFDKNHQLLYIGKAKNLKKRIKSYFSVRNNEITPNPRTSLRVQMMVKQIAFLETILVENEQDALILENSLIKQLKPKYNILLRDDKTYPYIYMDFSTDFPIPLITRKILKQPGVKYFGPFTSGAKDILDSLYELLPLVQKKNCIKDKKACMFYQIERCKAPCEDKITKEEYLKIAKECLEMIENKDRLIKELELKMERLSSNLRFEEALIYRDRIAKIQKIAPFTCMDLAKLYDLDIFAFYGGNNKAVLVKMFMRGGKIISSAFEKIHSLNGFDTDEAMKQAIINHYQSHLPLMPEQILLSDCSNEVLKELQEFISHQYSKKIALNIPKKRDKLALIEIAMKNAQEIFSQEKTSNEDLILEEVRSLFNLECVPYRVEIFDTSHHSNSQCVGGMVVYENNAFQKNSYRRYHLKGSNEYDQMSELLTRRALDFAKEPPPNLWVIDGGRAQLNIALEILKSSGSFVEVIAISKEKRDSKAYRSKGGAKDIIHTTSNTFKLLPSDKRLQWVQKLRDESHRYAINFHRSTKLKNMKQIALLKEKGIGEASVKKLLDYFGSFEAIEKASEQEKNAVLKKRK comes from the coding sequence ATGGCTGATTTATTGTCCAGTTTGAAAAACCTTTCTAGTAGTAGTGGCGTGTATCAATATTTTGATAAAAACCACCAATTACTCTACATCGGTAAGGCGAAAAATTTAAAAAAGCGCATCAAAAGCTATTTTTCTGTCCGTAATAATGAAATCACGCCCAATCCTCGCACAAGCTTACGCGTCCAAATGATGGTCAAACAAATCGCTTTTTTAGAAACCATTTTAGTGGAAAACGAGCAAGACGCTTTGATTTTGGAAAATTCTTTGATCAAGCAGCTCAAGCCTAAATACAACATTCTTTTAAGAGATGATAAAACTTACCCTTATATTTACATGGATTTTTCCACTGATTTCCCTATCCCTTTAATCACACGAAAAATCTTAAAACAGCCTGGCGTTAAATATTTTGGCCCTTTCACGAGCGGGGCTAAGGACATTTTGGACAGCTTGTATGAATTGCTCCCGTTGGTTCAAAAGAAAAATTGCATCAAGGATAAAAAGGCATGCATGTTTTATCAAATAGAGCGTTGTAAAGCCCCATGCGAGGATAAAATCACCAAAGAAGAGTATTTAAAAATCGCTAAAGAATGTTTAGAAATGATTGAAAATAAAGACAGGCTCATCAAAGAGCTTGAATTGAAAATGGAGCGCCTTTCTAGTAATTTGCGTTTTGAAGAAGCTCTGATTTATAGGGATAGGATAGCTAAAATCCAAAAAATCGCCCCCTTCACTTGCATGGATTTGGCCAAACTCTATGATTTGGATATTTTTGCTTTTTATGGTGGGAACAACAAGGCGGTGTTAGTGAAAATGTTCATGCGTGGGGGTAAAATCATTTCTTCAGCGTTTGAAAAAATCCACTCCCTTAATGGGTTTGACACTGATGAGGCGATGAAACAAGCCATTATCAATCATTACCAATCGCATTTGCCTTTGATGCCTGAACAGATCTTATTGAGCGATTGCTCTAATGAGGTGCTTAAAGAATTGCAAGAATTTATCTCTCATCAATATTCTAAAAAAATCGCTCTTAATATCCCTAAAAAGCGCGATAAACTCGCTTTAATAGAAATCGCTATGAAAAACGCTCAAGAGATTTTTAGTCAAGAAAAAACCTCTAATGAAGATCTGATTTTAGAAGAAGTGCGATCGCTTTTCAATTTAGAGTGCGTGCCTTATAGGGTGGAAATCTTTGACACAAGCCACCATTCAAACAGCCAATGCGTGGGGGGAATGGTCGTGTATGAAAATAACGCCTTTCAAAAAAACTCTTATCGGCGTTACCATTTAAAAGGCTCTAACGAATACGATCAAATGAGCGAATTGCTCACTAGAAGGGCTTTAGACTTTGCTAAAGAGCCACCGCCTAATTTGTGGGTGATAGATGGAGGGAGGGCGCAATTAAACATCGCTTTAGAAATTTTAAAAAGCAGCGGGAGTTTTGTAGAAGTGATCGCCATTTCTAAAGAAAAAAGGGATTCTAAAGCTTATCGCTCTAAAGGGGGCGCTAAAGACATTATCCATACGACTAGTAATACTTTTAAATTGCTCCCTAGCGACAAACGCTTGCAATGGGTGCAAAAATTGCGCGATGAAAGCCACCGGTATGCGATAAACTTCCATAGATCCACTAAACTTAAAAACATGAAACAAATCGCTCTTTTAAAAGAAAAGGGCATAGGAGAAGCCAGCGTGAAAAAATTGTTGGATTATTTTGGGAGTTTTGAAGCGATAGAAAAAGCGAGCGAACAGGAAAAAAACGCCGTTTTAAAAAAACGAAAATAA
- a CDS encoding glycine betaine ABC transporter substrate-binding protein, with protein MPNMGVFKQLIKELYEWLLHSVDVITQHLIAMALKISVVKYLIKEFHDRFIYFIDLIAQHFIIVALSSLIVLVFGVLIGVFVFYNSKARAFLLPVVNFLYTIPSLALFALFIPVIGVGLKNALLVLVLYGLLPIVHSTYNALKEAREEVIKAAIGLGCNPKELFFRVRFLLAIPQILVGLRIAVVMLVAMAGIGALIGAGGLGQAIFRGLNTQNTTLLVAGSFIIALFSVLADQFVSVFQHENALQRLFSQNATQKQKRRVYINLAVFLFLLLASALWLIPRNAIEEKPLVVATKPSSEQYILGEILSLLLEKHHIPIKRAFGIGGGTMNIHPALIRGDFDLYVEYTGTAWVNTLKNPLTQKVDFETIKKRYEKEFNLLWVGLLGFNNTYSLAISKEDAQKYAIETFSDLAFHSPNFDFGAEFDFFEREDAFKGLVKAYRFHFRSLHEMDINLRYKSFESHKINALDVFTTDAQIKELDLKVLKDDKGFFPNYQAGIVIRKEIVKKYPEALEILEKLDSKINDEMMQDLNYQVEVLKKSPKIVAKDFLERLGL; from the coding sequence ATGCCAAACATGGGCGTTTTTAAACAATTGATCAAAGAATTGTATGAATGGTTGCTCCATTCTGTAGATGTAATTACGCAGCATTTAATTGCTATGGCGTTAAAAATAAGCGTGGTAAAATATTTGATAAAAGAATTTCATGATCGCTTCATTTACTTTATAGATTTGATCGCGCAGCATTTTATCATCGTTGCGCTTTCCAGTCTTATCGTGCTGGTGTTTGGGGTTTTGATTGGGGTTTTTGTGTTTTATAATTCAAAGGCTAGGGCGTTTTTGCTCCCTGTGGTGAATTTCCTCTACACCATCCCATCGCTGGCGTTATTCGCGTTATTCATTCCTGTGATTGGGGTGGGGTTAAAAAACGCGCTTTTGGTGTTGGTCTTATACGGCTTGTTACCCATTGTCCATAGCACTTATAACGCTTTAAAAGAGGCGCGAGAAGAGGTCATTAAGGCCGCTATTGGGCTAGGGTGTAACCCCAAAGAGTTGTTTTTTAGGGTGCGATTCTTGCTCGCTATCCCCCAAATTTTAGTGGGCTTAAGGATTGCGGTGGTGATGTTAGTGGCGATGGCTGGGATCGGAGCGCTCATTGGGGCTGGGGGCTTAGGGCAGGCGATTTTTAGAGGGCTAAACACGCAAAATACCACGCTTTTAGTGGCGGGTAGTTTCATCATCGCTCTTTTTAGCGTTTTAGCGGATCAATTTGTGAGCGTGTTTCAGCATGAAAACGCCTTGCAACGCCTATTTTCTCAAAACGCCACCCAAAAACAAAAAAGAAGAGTTTATATTAATTTAGCGGTGTTTCTTTTTTTATTGCTAGCGAGCGCTTTATGGCTCATTCCTAGAAACGCCATAGAAGAAAAGCCCTTAGTCGTGGCGACAAAACCTAGCAGCGAGCAGTATATTTTGGGCGAGATTTTAAGCCTTTTATTAGAAAAACACCATATCCCTATCAAGCGAGCGTTTGGCATTGGTGGGGGGACGATGAATATCCATCCGGCATTGATTAGGGGCGATTTTGATTTGTATGTGGAATATACCGGCACCGCATGGGTGAACACGCTCAAAAACCCTTTGACTCAAAAAGTGGATTTTGAAACGATTAAAAAGCGTTATGAGAAGGAATTTAATCTTTTATGGGTGGGGCTTTTGGGCTTTAATAACACCTATTCTTTAGCGATTTCTAAAGAAGACGCTCAAAAATACGCGATTGAAACTTTCAGCGATTTAGCCTTTCATAGCCCGAATTTTGATTTTGGAGCGGAGTTTGACTTTTTTGAAAGAGAGGACGCTTTTAAGGGCTTAGTGAAAGCTTACCGCTTTCATTTTAGAAGTTTGCATGAAATGGATATTAATTTGCGTTATAAAAGTTTTGAATCCCATAAGATCAACGCTTTAGACGTTTTCACCACAGACGCTCAAATCAAAGAGCTGGATTTAAAGGTGCTTAAGGACGATAAAGGGTTTTTCCCCAATTATCAGGCCGGTATTGTTATAAGAAAAGAAATAGTAAAAAAGTATCCTGAAGCACTAGAAATCTTAGAAAAATTGGATTCAAAAATTAACGATGAAATGATGCAAGATTTAAACTATCAGGTGGAAGTGTTGAAAAAAAGCCCTAAAATCGTAGCTAAAGATTTTTTAGAAAGATTAGGGTTATAA
- a CDS encoding ATP-binding cassette domain-containing protein, whose translation MKEIVKIENVSFNYHNRAVFKDFNLSIEKGDFLCVLGESGSGKSTLLGLILGLLKPNLGSVKIFNETLSNNAFLRQKIGYIAQGNSLFPHLNALQNMTFCLNLQGINKQAAQKEAKALALKMGLDESLMDKFPNELSGGQAQRVGIIRGIIHRPELILLDEPFSALDSLNRKNLQDLIKEIHQNSCATFIMVTHDESEAQKLATKTLEIKALKQEQ comes from the coding sequence ATGAAAGAAATCGTCAAAATAGAGAATGTGTCTTTTAACTACCACAATCGCGCTGTTTTTAAGGATTTTAATTTAAGCATTGAAAAAGGGGATTTTTTATGCGTTTTAGGGGAGAGCGGGAGCGGCAAAAGCACGCTTTTAGGCTTGATTTTAGGGCTTTTAAAACCCAATCTTGGGAGCGTTAAAATCTTTAATGAGACCCTTTCAAACAACGCTTTTTTACGCCAAAAAATAGGCTATATCGCTCAAGGCAATTCCTTATTCCCTCATTTAAACGCTCTACAAAACATGACCTTTTGCCTTAATTTACAAGGCATAAACAAACAAGCCGCTCAAAAAGAAGCCAAAGCCTTAGCGTTAAAAATGGGGTTAGATGAGAGTCTTATGGATAAATTCCCTAATGAATTGAGTGGGGGGCAAGCTCAAAGAGTGGGCATTATTAGGGGGATTATCCACAGGCCAGAACTCATTTTATTAGATGAGCCTTTTAGCGCTTTAGATAGTTTGAATCGTAAGAATTTACAGGATCTCATCAAAGAAATACACCAAAATTCTTGCGCTACTTTCATTATGGTAACGCATGATGAAAGCGAGGCGCAAAAGTTGGCCACAAAAACCCTAGAAATCAAAGCCCTTAAACAAGAGCAGTGA
- the trxA gene encoding thioredoxin, which produces MSHYIELTEENFESTIKKGVALVDFWAPWCGPCKMLSPVIDELASEYEGKAKICKVNTDEQEELSAKFGIRSIPTLLFTKDGEVVHQLVGVQTKVALKEQLNKLLG; this is translated from the coding sequence ATGAGTCACTATATTGAATTAACTGAAGAAAATTTTGAAAGCACCATTAAAAAAGGGGTTGCGTTAGTGGATTTTTGGGCACCATGGTGTGGTCCTTGCAAGATGCTATCCCCTGTGATTGATGAATTAGCTAGCGAATATGAAGGTAAGGCTAAGATTTGTAAAGTCAATACCGATGAGCAAGAAGAATTGAGTGCGAAATTTGGTATTAGGAGCATCCCTACGCTTTTATTCACAAAAGATGGCGAAGTTGTCCATCAGTTGGTGGGCGTGCAAACTAAAGTTGCTTTAAAAGAGCAATTGAACAAACTTCTAGGCTAG